In Bacillus methanolicus, the following proteins share a genomic window:
- a CDS encoding thiazole biosynthesis adenylyltransferase ThiF — translation MSERYSRQELFAGIQKEGQKKLSSKHVLIIGAGALGTGNAEILARAGVGRITIVDRDYVEWSNLQRQQLFSEKDAENRMPKAIAARERLLQINSDVQIESYIMDVGIQEIEELTEDVDLILDATDNFDIRLLINDISQKRKIPWIYGACVGSYGLSYTIIPGKTPCLGCLLESVPMGGATCDTAGIIAPAVQMVVVHQTSEALKILVEDIKALRNTLVSFDLWNNHYVAMNVDKMKKADCPSCGEAPIYPYLQPENQMKTAVLCGRNTVQIRPAERIERDLNQLAETLSRSGGKVEKNPYLVSFIQGDHRLVVFKDGRVLVHGTKDIAEAKSLYHRFIG, via the coding sequence ATGAGCGAGCGGTATTCCAGGCAAGAATTATTTGCCGGAATTCAAAAAGAAGGACAGAAAAAGCTTTCGTCTAAACATGTATTGATCATCGGCGCCGGCGCTCTCGGTACCGGCAACGCTGAAATACTGGCACGTGCAGGTGTCGGGAGAATAACGATCGTTGACCGCGACTATGTTGAGTGGAGCAATCTTCAACGACAACAGCTTTTCAGCGAAAAAGACGCGGAAAATCGAATGCCGAAAGCAATTGCGGCAAGGGAGCGGCTTCTGCAGATCAACTCGGACGTTCAGATCGAATCGTATATTATGGACGTAGGCATTCAAGAAATAGAAGAATTAACTGAAGATGTTGATCTTATTCTTGATGCTACTGATAACTTTGATATACGCCTGTTAATTAATGACATTTCACAAAAACGAAAGATTCCTTGGATATATGGAGCATGCGTCGGCAGTTATGGTTTAAGCTATACAATCATACCCGGAAAAACGCCATGTTTAGGCTGTCTTCTTGAAAGTGTTCCTATGGGTGGAGCAACTTGCGACACAGCGGGAATTATCGCACCTGCTGTGCAAATGGTTGTAGTCCATCAAACGTCAGAAGCGTTAAAAATTTTAGTAGAGGACATAAAAGCATTACGGAATACGCTCGTTTCGTTTGATCTTTGGAACAATCATTATGTGGCGATGAATGTTGATAAAATGAAAAAAGCAGATTGTCCTTCGTGCGGAGAAGCTCCCATCTATCCGTATTTGCAACCTGAAAACCAAATGAAAACAGCGGTTCTTTGCGGAAGGAATACGGTGCAAATCAGGCCCGCAGAACGAATTGAAAGAGATTTGAATCAGTTGGCAGAAACTCTTTCCCGTTCAGGCGGAAAGGTTGAGAAGAATCCATACCTTGTTTCGTTTATACAAGGCGATCACCGTCTAGTCGTTTTTAAAGACGGGAGAGTGCTTGTCCACGGTACAAAAGATATTGCAGAGGCGAAAAGCTTGTATCATCGCTTTATTGGATAG
- the thiS gene encoding sulfur carrier protein ThiS, whose amino-acid sequence MKLIINGDVVELSNEVRTIQDLLAHFNLQDKGAIVELNREILEKSAHAEAYLSDGDKIEIVHFVGGG is encoded by the coding sequence ATGAAGCTCATTATAAACGGAGATGTAGTCGAACTGTCTAATGAAGTACGTACGATTCAGGATTTGTTGGCTCACTTCAACTTGCAAGACAAAGGAGCCATTGTTGAACTGAATCGGGAAATTCTTGAGAAAAGTGCACATGCAGAAGCATATTTGTCAGATGGCGATAAAATAGAAATTGTTCATTTTGTGGGAGGCGGTTAA
- a CDS encoding thiazole synthase, whose amino-acid sequence MLKIGPYQFESRLLLGTGKFPDFDVQKEAVKVSGAEILTFAVRRMNIYEPNQPNFLEKLEVANFTLLPNTAGAKTAEEAVRIAKLAKASGLCDMIKVEVIGDDKTLLPDPIETLKASEMLLEEGFIVLPYTSDDVILARKLQELGVHAIMPGASPIGSGQGIVNPLNLSLIIEQAAVPVIVDAGIGSPSDAALAMEMGADGVLLNTAVSGAKDPVKMALAMKLAIEAGRMGYEAGRIPKKRYATASSPLEGMIV is encoded by the coding sequence ATGTTAAAAATTGGTCCTTATCAGTTTGAATCGAGGTTGCTGCTTGGAACAGGGAAGTTTCCTGATTTTGATGTACAGAAAGAGGCGGTAAAAGTATCAGGTGCTGAAATTCTAACATTTGCGGTTCGCCGTATGAATATTTATGAGCCGAACCAGCCGAACTTTTTGGAAAAGCTGGAAGTTGCAAATTTTACTTTGCTGCCGAATACGGCAGGAGCAAAAACGGCGGAAGAAGCGGTAAGAATTGCAAAACTGGCAAAGGCGTCCGGTTTGTGTGATATGATAAAAGTAGAAGTTATTGGTGATGATAAAACACTTCTTCCGGATCCGATTGAAACGTTAAAGGCATCTGAAATGCTTCTGGAGGAAGGATTTATCGTTCTCCCTTACACTTCTGATGATGTAATATTAGCAAGAAAATTGCAGGAGCTTGGCGTGCATGCCATTATGCCCGGAGCTTCACCGATTGGTTCCGGTCAAGGAATTGTGAATCCGTTAAATTTAAGCCTGATTATCGAGCAAGCAGCTGTACCTGTCATTGTTGATGCAGGAATCGGTTCGCCGTCAGATGCGGCTCTCGCAATGGAGATGGGTGCAGATGGTGTTCTATTGAATACTGCTGTATCGGGTGCCAAAGATCCGGTGAAAATGGCTCTTGCAATGAAGCTGGCCATTGAAGCAGGACGAATGGGATATGAAGCAGGCAGAATTCCGAAAAAAAGGTATGCAACCGCCTCGAGCCCGCTGGAGGGAATGATCGTTTAA
- the thiO gene encoding glycine oxidase ThiO codes for MTTSYDVIIVGGGVIGSSIAFHLAKKKRKVLLVEKDRIGCEASSAAAGMLGAQAEITEAGPFYDMAQKSRSLFPAIAEELKECSGIDVHLVNKGLLKVARSEDEGNELKRLKSFYQKQGQRAEWLSDAELLEREPNLSRDLIGAMYLPDDGHVLAPELTSAFARAASILGVSLREYTTTTGIIIQKDRIIGVETNGGNFYSDTVVVASGVWSGTLLQQTGLHLPLYPVKGECFSLLYPAAPITATVISEGCYIVPKQRGRLIVGATMAEGQYDKKVTLKGIRDLLTKAETILPNIVEGEWEKAWTGLRPQTPDGLPYMGKHPEIEGLFIAAGHFRNGILLSPITGQWMTELIEGDRQEETLQPFRVDRFSKTLIAR; via the coding sequence ATGACAACCAGTTATGACGTTATTATTGTCGGAGGCGGAGTGATTGGCAGTTCAATAGCCTTTCATTTGGCAAAAAAGAAACGAAAGGTCCTGTTAGTCGAAAAAGACCGGATTGGATGCGAGGCATCAAGCGCGGCAGCGGGAATGCTTGGTGCACAGGCGGAAATAACAGAAGCCGGTCCTTTTTATGACATGGCGCAAAAGAGCAGAAGTCTGTTTCCTGCCATAGCAGAGGAATTAAAAGAATGTTCCGGTATTGATGTTCATCTAGTAAATAAAGGGTTATTAAAGGTAGCTAGATCAGAAGACGAAGGAAACGAGTTAAAGAGACTCAAATCATTCTACCAGAAGCAAGGACAAAGAGCCGAATGGTTGTCTGATGCAGAGCTGCTTGAAAGAGAACCGAACCTTTCCCGTGATCTTATAGGCGCTATGTATCTGCCGGATGATGGACATGTGCTTGCTCCGGAATTAACTTCTGCTTTTGCGAGGGCAGCCTCCATTTTAGGTGTGAGTTTACGAGAGTACACAACAACAACAGGAATCATTATTCAAAAAGACCGGATTATTGGCGTTGAAACGAATGGCGGTAATTTTTACAGTGATACGGTAGTAGTGGCATCAGGTGTCTGGTCAGGAACCTTGCTGCAGCAAACCGGTCTTCATCTTCCGTTATATCCTGTGAAAGGGGAATGTTTTTCTTTACTGTATCCGGCAGCACCGATTACTGCTACCGTTATTTCGGAAGGATGCTACATTGTGCCAAAACAACGGGGCCGTCTTATCGTTGGCGCTACTATGGCAGAAGGACAATACGATAAAAAGGTGACTCTAAAAGGAATTCGAGACCTTTTAACAAAGGCAGAAACGATATTACCGAACATTGTAGAGGGCGAATGGGAAAAAGCTTGGACAGGCCTTCGTCCCCAAACTCCTGATGGATTGCCTTATATGGGCAAGCATCCTGAAATTGAAGGGCTATTTATTGCTGCGGGCCATTTTCGCAACGGAATATTGCTTAGCCCGATCACAGGACAGTGGATGACAGAGCTGATCGAAGGCGATCGGCAGGAAGAGACGTTGCAGCCGTTTCGGGTAGACCGGTTTTCAAAAACGCTGATAGCGAGGTGA
- the tenI gene encoding thiazole tautomerase TenI: MEKEIHVISNGIQKTDQFVKIASEIHPYVTAIHIREKTATAKEVYTIIKAMIDQGIPSGKVVVNDRADVARAVHAQGVQLTYQSLDVQLVKTSFPELRIGKSVHSIQEAVEAEEQGADYLLYGHIFSTSSKPGLAPRGLGSLRQIVKEVAIPVIAIGGIVPNNAKEVLSTGAAGIAVMSLIWEAHSPLEAIKELYTFVNGKRVSNDNQL; the protein is encoded by the coding sequence ATGGAAAAAGAAATTCATGTCATTTCGAACGGTATACAGAAAACCGATCAGTTTGTGAAGATAGCTTCTGAGATTCATCCGTATGTTACCGCCATTCACATTCGCGAAAAAACTGCAACAGCCAAAGAGGTCTATACCATCATTAAGGCAATGATCGATCAAGGAATCCCGTCCGGAAAAGTAGTTGTAAATGACCGTGCAGACGTTGCAAGAGCAGTTCATGCACAGGGTGTTCAACTAACATACCAAAGCCTTGATGTACAACTTGTTAAAACGAGTTTTCCGGAATTGCGCATCGGGAAATCGGTTCACTCGATACAAGAAGCTGTTGAAGCTGAAGAGCAGGGAGCAGATTACCTTTTGTACGGACATATTTTCTCCACTTCTTCAAAGCCTGGATTGGCCCCAAGAGGTCTAGGTTCATTGCGGCAAATAGTAAAGGAGGTGGCAATTCCGGTAATCGCGATAGGAGGTATAGTACCTAATAATGCGAAAGAAGTTTTGTCGACAGGTGCGGCCGGCATTGCCGTCATGTCATTAATATGGGAAGCTCATTCACCGTTAGAAGCAATAAAAGAATTATATACGTTTGTAAATGGAAAGAGGGTTTCAAATGACAACCAGTTATGA
- a CDS encoding DMT family transporter — MGQDRYKGILMVTFGATLWGLSGTAAQQLFQNYGVPIGWLVTIRLLFSGVALIAIGLLSKDKEKVWAIWKDRKTRLQLLLFGILGLLGVQYTYFASIETGNSAVATLLQYLAPIFITVYFILRHRVFPGRIDLTAILLALLGTFLLLTNGSIKNFAVSNISVAWGILSGIALAFYTIYPVRLLKKWGSIVVVGWGMIIGGIGLSFIHPPWKIEIQDWSIHTLSLISFVIIFGTLIAFFLYLESLRFITPKETSLLSCTEPLVAVISAIIWLHVSFGVFQAFGALCVMAMVIILSFKSNEPQKKLTVIEDGRQFQRKQA, encoded by the coding sequence TATGGGGATTATCAGGTACCGCGGCCCAGCAGCTTTTTCAAAATTATGGTGTTCCGATTGGGTGGCTAGTGACAATACGGCTGTTATTCTCGGGTGTAGCATTAATTGCAATAGGTCTGTTAAGTAAAGATAAAGAAAAGGTATGGGCGATTTGGAAAGATCGAAAGACACGACTCCAGTTATTACTATTTGGAATTCTTGGATTGTTAGGAGTCCAGTATACATATTTCGCTTCGATCGAAACAGGAAACTCTGCGGTTGCTACATTACTTCAATACTTAGCTCCGATATTTATAACTGTCTATTTTATTTTGAGACATCGTGTATTTCCTGGTCGTATTGACCTAACAGCAATTCTATTAGCACTTTTAGGAACTTTCCTTTTGTTAACGAACGGTTCAATTAAGAATTTCGCCGTTTCCAATATCTCTGTCGCATGGGGAATATTGTCCGGTATAGCCCTTGCTTTTTATACAATATATCCCGTTCGATTACTAAAAAAATGGGGTTCAATAGTCGTTGTTGGATGGGGAATGATTATAGGAGGAATTGGATTGAGTTTTATTCATCCCCCTTGGAAAATAGAAATTCAAGATTGGTCTATACATACACTTTCACTCATTAGCTTTGTCATTATTTTTGGAACGTTGATTGCATTTTTTCTTTATTTGGAAAGCCTTCGTTTTATTACCCCGAAAGAAACAAGTCTACTAAGCTGCACAGAACCGCTCGTCGCTGTTATTTCAGCAATTATATGGCTTCATGTTTCTTTTGGAGTGTTTCAAGCATTTGGCGCCCTGTGCGTGATGGCAATGGTAATTATCTTATCCTTTAAATCAAATGAACCTCAAAAAAAATTAACCGTCATTGAAGATGGAAGGCAATTCCAACGCAAACAAGCCTAA
- the gntK gene encoding gluconokinase: protein MVSTKYVIGVDIGTTSTKSVLFQVDGTVISSSSVEYPLLSPAPDAAEQDPEEIFQAVIKSIKQTIQSSHVAPTDILCVSFSSAMHSVIAVDKKGRPLTKCITWADNRSSMWAEKIKNEMNGHQIYLRTGTPIHPMSPFSKLTWLRHEHQELFSRSYKFISMKEYVFYKLFKKYIIDYSIASATGMFNLTSLKWDEEALAVAGVTEKQLSEPVPTTYRLTGMDETFAREMNLPTDIPFVAGAGDGVLSNLGVNAIEPGAVAVTLGTSGAIRTVTDRPVTDPQGRIFCYALTEDHWVIGGPVNNGGMIFRWVRDQLCSSEMETALRLGKDPYEVLTEMAARVKHGSDGLLFHPYLAGERAPLWDANARGSFFGLGLYHKKEHLIRAVMEGVIFNLYTVLIAIKERIGEPEKIQATGGFARSELWRQMMADIFNREVYVPESFESSCLGAAIIGLYSLGEVNTLNVVSDMVGAIYHHRPNKENAAIYQELIPIYIRLSQLLREEYESIAAFQRKWI from the coding sequence ATAGTGAGTACAAAATATGTTATCGGTGTTGACATTGGAACAACAAGCACAAAATCAGTTCTGTTTCAAGTTGATGGCACAGTTATATCAAGTTCTTCAGTTGAATATCCACTGTTATCGCCTGCTCCTGATGCTGCAGAGCAAGATCCGGAAGAAATTTTCCAAGCTGTGATCAAATCCATTAAGCAAACGATACAATCAAGTCATGTGGCCCCAACTGATATTCTATGTGTATCTTTTAGTTCCGCTATGCATAGTGTCATTGCAGTGGACAAAAAGGGAAGGCCATTAACGAAATGCATCACATGGGCGGATAATAGAAGTTCCATGTGGGCTGAAAAAATAAAAAATGAGATGAACGGACACCAAATCTATCTCCGTACGGGAACGCCGATTCATCCGATGTCCCCATTTTCAAAGCTAACTTGGCTTCGACATGAGCATCAAGAACTTTTTTCAAGAAGTTATAAATTTATTTCTATGAAAGAATATGTCTTTTATAAACTTTTTAAGAAATATATTATTGATTATTCCATTGCTTCCGCTACCGGGATGTTTAACCTGACTTCTTTAAAATGGGATGAGGAAGCACTGGCTGTTGCCGGTGTTACAGAGAAACAGCTTTCTGAGCCCGTTCCAACTACATATCGTTTGACAGGAATGGACGAAACATTTGCAAGAGAAATGAATTTGCCAACAGATATTCCTTTTGTTGCAGGAGCCGGTGACGGAGTATTGTCAAATTTAGGTGTCAATGCGATAGAGCCTGGAGCAGTGGCTGTCACCCTTGGAACAAGCGGGGCCATTCGGACGGTAACGGATCGGCCAGTAACAGACCCACAAGGAAGGATCTTTTGTTATGCTTTAACGGAAGATCATTGGGTGATTGGCGGACCGGTTAATAATGGAGGTATGATTTTTAGATGGGTTCGCGACCAGCTCTGTTCTTCTGAAATGGAGACTGCATTACGTTTGGGAAAAGATCCGTATGAAGTTCTTACTGAAATGGCAGCAAGAGTTAAACACGGTTCGGACGGTTTATTATTCCATCCATATTTAGCGGGGGAAAGAGCTCCTTTATGGGATGCAAACGCACGAGGGTCTTTTTTTGGATTAGGCTTGTATCATAAAAAAGAGCACCTGATTCGGGCTGTTATGGAAGGTGTAATCTTCAATTTATATACGGTTCTTATTGCCATAAAAGAACGAATCGGAGAGCCTGAGAAGATTCAAGCAACCGGCGGCTTTGCAAGGTCAGAACTATGGAGACAAATGATGGCAGACATCTTTAACCGGGAAGTCTATGTACCCGAAAGTTTCGAAAGCTCATGTCTGGGAGCGGCTATCATTGGCTTATACAGTCTCGGTGAAGTAAATACATTAAATGTCGTTTCTGATATGGTAGGAGCTATTTACCACCATCGACCGAATAAAGAAAATGCCGCAATCTATCAAGAGCTAATTCCTATCTATATACGACTTTCTCAACTTTTAAGAGAAGAATATGAAAGCATTGCTGCTTTCCAAAGGAAATGGATTTAA